The DNA window ATTACTTAATTTTCAAGATTTTAATATTAACGATATTTGCTTTTGAATTCCATTGCAAAATTGCTGAATCAAACAACTTTTGTGACCCAAACTCAAAAGCATTTAGAAATACTCAAATTTCTAAAATTTTAATAAAAGATAAATCACCCACTTGCGGAAACGATTATATTTCAACGATAATACCATACTCAATTTCTGGCTCCATCACGGGATTAGCTAGTTCCGGTTTAAAACTCTCGTTGAATGGGAATAACTCTCAAACCATTGAAATCAATAGTAATAGATTTTCATTTACAAACATTCTGACAACTGGATCAAGTTACGCAGTTATGATTACAAATCAACCAATAGGACTTTTCTGTACCATTACAAATGGAGTAGGCTTAGTAAAAGATTCCGATATTACTTCCATAAATATTACATGTGCTATGTCCTGTAATCCCTGTAAAATTTTTCTCTCCAATTCCGGGTATCCTCCAAACCCAGGAAGTGCAGCAAACTTTGACGCCTATTGTTCAACTGATTCAAATTATCCTGGAACCGGAACTTATAAAGCCATGGTAGTTGATGGAGTGACAAGAAGAGCATCTGTCAGTGCAAATGTTGGCGATGGTCAGATTGATTGGATTTTTGCTCCAAATCGAACTTATTACCAAACGGCCGGAACGATCGGCACGACTAGTTCAGGCGGATTATTTATTTCTACTCTAACAAACACATTTTCAGTCAATTCGAAATATTGGACCGGTCTAAACTCTAATTGGACAACTAACGCTAGTAATACTTGCAACTTATGGACAAGTAATTTGGGAACTTATAATGGAGTTATGGGGCAAGGTAATTCCACTGCGATTGCGGATATCACCGCTGGTTGGACACCTGATCCATGTAATTTTAGCAACCAACAACTAATCTGCGTTGAGCAGTAACAATTTCTCCACTTGCAATTTCTGATGAATGGATTATACTCAATCTATGAATGTAGCTGATTCCGAAATCAAATCTCTTCTTGAGTCTTATAAAAAAATTACGGTGTATGGACTAAGTCATGACCTATCGAAACCAAGTCATTATGTTCCGGCATACATTCGAGAAAAAGGTTGGTTAGTGGTAGGGACCTACCCCAAAGAACACAGTGTAGGTGGATTTACTATCTATAAAAGTTTAAAAGAAGTTCCAAGAGAAGATCGAAAATTTATCGATGTTTTTCGCAGTTCTGATAAAATTCCCGAAGTGATCGATGAAATTTTAAGTTTGGGTGGAACAGAAGTGATTTGGCTCCAATTGGGAATCACCCACCCAGAAGCGGAAAAAAAAGCAGAAGATGCAGGCATTCGCGTAGTTTCTAACCGATGCCTCATTATCGAACATAGAAATTATTTTTAATCATACAGACATCCACAGATGACGTATAGACCTTACGATCTATACTGAAAAGCAATCCAAAATTTAAGGATTAACTTTTCTTCTTGGATTGATAGTCAGCCCAAGACCCACAACTCCATACTACCCATAAAACAAGCACTGGTTGGAAAAACAAACGAATGAGCCTTGCTCTATCTGTATCCAAACCAAAAGCACTGATCCCATTCACATACTGAGATATGTTCCCTGGAAAAATAAGAATAAAAAACAATGCCACAACCCAACCAACTTGCGCTTGTTTGCTGCGAAGAAAAAGTAAAGACAAACCTAAAGTGATTTCCACCACTCCAGACAGAAGAACAACCAAATCAGCATTTAAAGGCAGCCAAGTAGGTACATTCAGTCCTATGCCATGTTAGGTGACCGGTTCCAGCAAATACCAAAAAGGCACCTAAAAGAATTCGCAGTGCGGTTTGATAGATATTTCTTTCGACTGTGTTTGAATCATTCATAAAATCTTAGACTAAAGACATTGGATTTTGCCTGCAAACCGTTTGGTTTCCCAGAAACTTTCGAGAGATTTAGATAAATTGATTTAGACTCTCAATCTCATTTAATCTAGACAAATAAGGATTCTTACTGAGAAATGGCCATATGGCACTCCATTTTGAGAACC is part of the Leptospira congkakensis genome and encodes:
- a CDS encoding CoA-binding protein → MNVADSEIKSLLESYKKITVYGLSHDLSKPSHYVPAYIREKGWLVVGTYPKEHSVGGFTIYKSLKEVPREDRKFIDVFRSSDKIPEVIDEILSLGGTEVIWLQLGITHPEAEKKAEDAGIRVVSNRCLIIEHRNYF
- a CDS encoding DUF1554 domain-containing protein; translated protein: MSPKKNLCHYLIFKILILTIFAFEFHCKIAESNNFCDPNSKAFRNTQISKILIKDKSPTCGNDYISTIIPYSISGSITGLASSGLKLSLNGNNSQTIEINSNRFSFTNILTTGSSYAVMITNQPIGLFCTITNGVGLVKDSDITSINITCAMSCNPCKIFLSNSGYPPNPGSAANFDAYCSTDSNYPGTGTYKAMVVDGVTRRASVSANVGDGQIDWIFAPNRTYYQTAGTIGTTSSGGLFISTLTNTFSVNSKYWTGLNSNWTTNASNTCNLWTSNLGTYNGVMGQGNSTAIADITAGWTPDPCNFSNQQLICVEQ